The following are from one region of the Nicotiana tabacum cultivar K326 chromosome 3, ASM71507v2, whole genome shotgun sequence genome:
- the LOC107777275 gene encoding WEB family protein At3g51220-like isoform X1 codes for MERELEGVVVRGRVEIDMRQPFRSVKEAVMLFGEKVLAGEIHAKQLKEVQTKASGGQNQPKFGGAVRVELEETKQSLQKAKEEGTFMAHCLQSLKEELEQTRREIQQLKTREPQHKVPLVMMDPEIEELKFIEQPSSKVEAKIQTVEEDDEEQIEFQKKRSVKFASPPLLTKVIAVNKEDVKKECETSPSQLKKKLKRKPLIPLIGALFSKKGNQENA; via the exons ATGGAAAGGGAATTAGAAGGAGTGGTGGTGAGGGGACGTGTGGAGATCGACATGCGGCAGCCTTTTCGATCGGTGAAGGAAGCAGTTATGTTGTTCGGGGAAAAGGTGTTGGCTGGAGAGATACATGCTAAGCAGCTTAAAGAG GTGCAGACAAAGGCAAGTGGTGGACAAAACCAACCCAAATTTGGAGGAGCAGTAAGAGTTGAGCTTGAAGAGACAAAACAAAGCCTCCAGAAAGCTAAAGAAGAAGGAACATTTATGGCCCATTGCCTTCAATCTCTTAAAGAAGAGCTGGAACAGACAAGAAGAGAGATACAACAATTGAAGACAAGAGAACCCCAACACAAAGTACCATTAGTGATGATGGATCCAGAGATTGAAGAGCTAAAATTCATTGAGcaaccatcatcaaaagttgaaGCCAAAATACAAACTGTAGAGGAAGATGATGAGGAGCAGATCGAGTTCCAGAAAAAGAGATCTGTCAAGTTTGCTAGTCCCCCTCTGCTTACTAAGGTCATTGCTGTCAACAAGGAAGATGTTAAGAAAGAATGTGAGACTAGTCCTTCACAGCTCAAGAAGAAATTGAAGAGGAAGCCTTTAATCCCTTTAATTGGTGCCTTGTTTTCCAAGAAGGGAAATCAGGAAAATGCATGA
- the LOC107777275 gene encoding WEB family protein At3g51220-like isoform X2: MERELEGVVVRGRVEIDMRQPFRSVKEAVMLFGEKVLAGEIHAKQLKETKASGGQNQPKFGGAVRVELEETKQSLQKAKEEGTFMAHCLQSLKEELEQTRREIQQLKTREPQHKVPLVMMDPEIEELKFIEQPSSKVEAKIQTVEEDDEEQIEFQKKRSVKFASPPLLTKVIAVNKEDVKKECETSPSQLKKKLKRKPLIPLIGALFSKKGNQENA, translated from the exons ATGGAAAGGGAATTAGAAGGAGTGGTGGTGAGGGGACGTGTGGAGATCGACATGCGGCAGCCTTTTCGATCGGTGAAGGAAGCAGTTATGTTGTTCGGGGAAAAGGTGTTGGCTGGAGAGATACATGCTAAGCAGCTTAAAGAG ACAAAGGCAAGTGGTGGACAAAACCAACCCAAATTTGGAGGAGCAGTAAGAGTTGAGCTTGAAGAGACAAAACAAAGCCTCCAGAAAGCTAAAGAAGAAGGAACATTTATGGCCCATTGCCTTCAATCTCTTAAAGAAGAGCTGGAACAGACAAGAAGAGAGATACAACAATTGAAGACAAGAGAACCCCAACACAAAGTACCATTAGTGATGATGGATCCAGAGATTGAAGAGCTAAAATTCATTGAGcaaccatcatcaaaagttgaaGCCAAAATACAAACTGTAGAGGAAGATGATGAGGAGCAGATCGAGTTCCAGAAAAAGAGATCTGTCAAGTTTGCTAGTCCCCCTCTGCTTACTAAGGTCATTGCTGTCAACAAGGAAGATGTTAAGAAAGAATGTGAGACTAGTCCTTCACAGCTCAAGAAGAAATTGAAGAGGAAGCCTTTAATCCCTTTAATTGGTGCCTTGTTTTCCAAGAAGGGAAATCAGGAAAATGCATGA